The proteins below are encoded in one region of Micromonospora sp. DSM 45708:
- a CDS encoding ATP-binding protein has protein sequence MTQLTGQPTTDDDVVHLTVPADGGYLGVLRTATAGLAARLQFALDEIEDLRIAVDEACAMLLAIATRDAELECRFAVTEDALTVEVTVPTVRGATLPSESSFAWKVLTALTTGAGAKAVDGRATISLLTRRAGGY, from the coding sequence GTGACTCAACTGACCGGGCAGCCGACGACGGACGACGACGTCGTGCACCTCACCGTGCCCGCCGACGGTGGTTACCTCGGCGTGCTCCGCACCGCCACGGCCGGCCTCGCGGCCCGGCTCCAGTTCGCCCTCGACGAGATCGAGGACCTGCGCATCGCGGTCGACGAGGCGTGCGCCATGCTGCTCGCGATCGCCACCCGCGACGCCGAGCTGGAGTGCCGCTTCGCGGTCACCGAGGACGCGCTCACCGTCGAGGTGACCGTGCCGACCGTGCGGGGCGCCACGCTGCCGTCCGAGTCGTCCTTCGCGTGGAAGGTGCTCACGGCGCTGACCACCGGGGCCGGCGCCAAGGCGGTCGACGGTCGCGCCACCATCTCGCTGCTGACCCGCCGCGCCGGCGGCTACTGA
- a CDS encoding GNAT family N-acetyltransferase, whose product MTSPVAAPTIRPVRPEDVPAVVAMVHELAEYERAPEQCHLTTGQLHAALFPGAPGGGAAPDPPGGRTPALFGHVAVDAADQPVGFALWFLNFSTWAGVHGIYLEDLYVRPDARGTGAGRRLLATLAAICVERGYQRLDWWMLHWNPAARFYAAIGATPMDEWTPYRLAGAALRDLAAQVTPAPTRPAA is encoded by the coding sequence CCGTCGTCGCCATGGTGCACGAGCTCGCCGAGTACGAGCGCGCCCCGGAGCAGTGCCACCTCACCACCGGACAGCTCCACGCGGCGCTCTTCCCGGGCGCTCCGGGTGGCGGCGCGGCCCCGGACCCGCCGGGCGGGCGCACGCCGGCGCTGTTCGGGCACGTCGCGGTGGACGCGGCGGACCAGCCGGTGGGCTTCGCGCTCTGGTTCCTCAACTTCTCCACCTGGGCCGGCGTGCACGGCATCTACCTGGAGGACCTCTACGTCCGCCCGGACGCCCGGGGCACCGGCGCCGGCCGGCGACTGCTGGCCACGCTGGCCGCGATCTGTGTGGAGCGCGGCTACCAACGGCTCGACTGGTGGATGCTCCACTGGAATCCGGCGGCCCGGTTCTACGCCGCGATCGGGGCCACCCCGATGGACGAGTGGACGCCGTACCGGCTGGCCGGGGCCGCGTTGCGCGATCTCGCCGCGCAGGTGACGCCCGCGCCCACGCGCCCGGCCGCCTGA